One stretch of Anolis carolinensis isolate JA03-04 chromosome 3, rAnoCar3.1.pri, whole genome shotgun sequence DNA includes these proteins:
- the c3hxorf58 gene encoding uncharacterized protein CXorf58 homolog: MFSNVRIVLPDEDDDEDELGKRRRRIAEEQAVKLIQRFWWTHIRKRLFKLLKHTIRAAEHCISHEILKRVSPLEAELLKEPTIQYKVRFRFAGSVFPPFIVFKIFCTPGNQGSQYMSGKTVITSTTKAAVDACKLMGYRKYYNQMVWDELQYKKYGIIDEIDIATIRDHVQYISRLDETPANFGGRHNYWRKLSLEHFPRTMIMYDIMDYAQSGKLSERLRRELPFLLLRPQNEEVSRTQFLAVCQIRSPTPCPTTACLSKRDRTSLRRISERRSFQARQKVSKMRKVYKTKKGEEELNHPTSSYHLRSFHSPTDNESLFSDEDWEQEAVRLYDWARSLRSEDIEEG, encoded by the exons ATGTTCAGCAATGTTCGGATCGTGTTGCCTGACGAAGACGACGACGAAGACGAACTAGGCAAACGGAGGCGGAG GATTGCAGAAGAGCAAGCAGTTAAACTTATTCAGAGATTCTGGTGGACTCACATAAGGAAAAGACTGTTTAAACTTCTGAAACACACCATTCGTGCGGCA GAGCACTGCATTAGCCATGAGATTTTGAAAAGAGTGAGTCCTTTAGAGGCCGAACTTCTTAAAGAACCTACTATTCAGTATAAAGTCCGATTCAG ATTTGCTGGGTCTGTTTTCCCCCCTTTTATTGTGTTCAAGATATTTTGCACTCCAGGAAATCAAGGCAGTCAGTACATGAGTGggaaaacagtaataacatcaaCAACCAAG GCAGCTGTTGATGCTTGCAAGTTAATGGGATATCGGAAGTATTACAATCAGATGGTGTGGGATGAGCTGCAGTACAAGAAATATGGAATAATAGATGAGATTGATATTGCTACAATAAGAGACCATGTTCAA TATATCAGCCGCCTGGATGAGACCCCTGCAAACTTTGGGGGTAGGCATAACTATTGGAGAAAACTATCATTAGAACATTTTCCTAGGACAATGATCATGTATGACATCATGGACTATGCACAGTCTGGGAAGCTGTCTGAAAGACTAAGGCGAGAGCTGCCTTTTCTGCTGTTGAGGCCACAGAATGAAGAAGTGTCTCGTACTCAGTTCCTGGCCGTTTGTCAAATCAG ATCCCCCACGCCGTGTCCCACAACTGCTTGTCTTTCAAAAAGAGACCGCACATCACTCCGCAGAATTTCTGAACGTCGCTCATTTCAGGCTCGGCAGAAGGTTTCAAAAATGAGGAAGGTCTACAAGACCAAGAAAGGGGAG GAGGAGTTAAATCACCCAACTTCAAGTTATCATTTAAGAAGTTTTCATTCACCGACTGATAACGAAAGCCTATTTTCAGATGAAGACTGGGAGCAAGAGGCAGTGAGACTCTATGACTGGGCCAGATCACTACGGAGTGAAGATATTGAAGAAGGCTAA